The genomic DNA CGAGAAGATCGACCAGGAATACGTTCAAAAAAGCGAAGAAGAATATGTCCACAAAAAGGTCTGGCCTTTCTTGGAGGAAATGCTTGAAGACGCAGAAGATGATGACGTAGAACTACGTATCATTTCCGCCTTCCGTTCGTTTGACGAACAAACCTCGCTCAAATCACACTACGATGTCGTCTACGGTGCCGGAACGGCAAACCAATTTTCAGCCTCGCAAGGATACTCAGAACACCAGCTCGGAACAACTATTGACTTCACAACCCCTCAGCTTGGCACAAACTTCAATAGCTTTGACCAAACCGAGGCATACGAGTGGCTAGAAAACAACGCACATAAATACGGCTTTGTTCTCTCCTACCCCGAAGACAACGCCTACTACCAATTCGAACCATGGCACTGGCGTTTTGTTGGCGAAGAACTTGCTGAAGATATTCACGACGACAACACAAGCTTCTACGACATGGACCAGCGCGAGATCAACAAATACCGCGCAGACATGTTTGACTAA from Candidatus Paceibacterota bacterium includes the following:
- a CDS encoding M15 family metallopeptidase, giving the protein MTFSHPAVYIPTTLTVLLAAGLGYTYYDFSMKLEATQSELASSTERVAALEDELASSEKISTELAERLREEEAIVDEFSDTIRELSGDIGHLTRLEEVDEELLQKYSKVYFLNEHYHPGQLEKIDQEYVQKSEEEYVHKKVWPFLEEMLEDAEDDDVELRIISAFRSFDEQTSLKSHYDVVYGAGTANQFSASQGYSEHQLGTTIDFTTPQLGTNFNSFDQTEAYEWLENNAHKYGFVLSYPEDNAYYQFEPWHWRFVGEELAEDIHDDNTSFYDMDQREINKYRADMFD